Proteins encoded together in one Lathamus discolor isolate bLatDis1 chromosome 3, bLatDis1.hap1, whole genome shotgun sequence window:
- the ANKRD22 gene encoding ankyrin repeat domain-containing protein 22 isoform X2: protein MICTKEKPICQAAYNNDFSEVQFLLERDSNCLNIQDSFSGDTPLICACKQGNNRIVSYLLKRNADVNLRNKKDCTCLHYAVRKRFTFLDYVLIIILMPVMLIGYLLMISKTKQNENLIKMLLRAGADVNATDFSGSTALHYACKMNNQAVIPLLLQAHADTSLKNQDGETPLDIARRLQFHSIESMLRKNS, encoded by the exons atgATTTGTACAAAAGAAAAG CCCATTTGTCAGGCAGCTTATAATAACGATTTCAGCGAAGTTCAGTTCCTTCTGGAGCGTGACAGCAACTGTCTGAATATCCAGGACAGCTTCAGTGGAGACACCCCCTTAATTTGTGCATGTAAACAGGGAAACAACAGGATAGTTAGCTATCttctaaaaagaaatgctgatgtCAACCTCAGAAACAAG AAGGACTGCACTTGTCTGCATTATGCTGTGAGAAAAAGGTTTACCTTCCTTGACTACGTGCTCATTATTATCCTCATGCCAGTGATGCTTATTGGATATCTTCTTATG ATCTCAAAGACTAAACAGAATGAAAACCTGATCAAGATGCTGCTTAGAGCTGGAGCAGATGTTAATGCTACAGACTTT TCAGGCAGCACAGCACTTCACTATGCTTGTAAAATGAACAACCAGGCAGTTATTCCTCTACTGCTTCAAGCTCATGCAGACACTTCGTTAAAGAATCAG gaTGGTGAGACTCCCTTAGATATAGCAAGAAGACTGCAGTTTCACAGCATTGAAAGTATGCTAAGGAAAAATTCCTAG
- the ANKRD22 gene encoding ankyrin repeat domain-containing protein 22 isoform X5, which translates to MGILYSEPICQAAYNNDFSEVQFLLERDSNCLNIQDSFSGDTPLICACKQGNNRIVSYLLKRNADVNLRNKISKTKQNENLIKMLLRAGADVNATDFSGSTALHYACKMNNQAVIPLLLQAHADTSLKNQDGETPLDIARRLQFHSIESMLRKNS; encoded by the exons ATGGGGATACTCTATTCAGAG CCCATTTGTCAGGCAGCTTATAATAACGATTTCAGCGAAGTTCAGTTCCTTCTGGAGCGTGACAGCAACTGTCTGAATATCCAGGACAGCTTCAGTGGAGACACCCCCTTAATTTGTGCATGTAAACAGGGAAACAACAGGATAGTTAGCTATCttctaaaaagaaatgctgatgtCAACCTCAGAAACAAG ATCTCAAAGACTAAACAGAATGAAAACCTGATCAAGATGCTGCTTAGAGCTGGAGCAGATGTTAATGCTACAGACTTT TCAGGCAGCACAGCACTTCACTATGCTTGTAAAATGAACAACCAGGCAGTTATTCCTCTACTGCTTCAAGCTCATGCAGACACTTCGTTAAAGAATCAG gaTGGTGAGACTCCCTTAGATATAGCAAGAAGACTGCAGTTTCACAGCATTGAAAGTATGCTAAGGAAAAATTCCTAG
- the ANKRD22 gene encoding ankyrin repeat domain-containing protein 22 isoform X3, with the protein MGILYSEPICQAAYNNDFSEVQFLLERDSNCLNIQDSFSGDTPLICACKQGNNRIVSYLLKRNADVNLRNKDCTCLHYAVRKRFTFLDYVLIIILMPVMLIGYLLMISKTKQNENLIKMLLRAGADVNATDFSGSTALHYACKMNNQAVIPLLLQAHADTSLKNQDGETPLDIARRLQFHSIESMLRKNS; encoded by the exons ATGGGGATACTCTATTCAGAG CCCATTTGTCAGGCAGCTTATAATAACGATTTCAGCGAAGTTCAGTTCCTTCTGGAGCGTGACAGCAACTGTCTGAATATCCAGGACAGCTTCAGTGGAGACACCCCCTTAATTTGTGCATGTAAACAGGGAAACAACAGGATAGTTAGCTATCttctaaaaagaaatgctgatgtCAACCTCAGAAACAAG GACTGCACTTGTCTGCATTATGCTGTGAGAAAAAGGTTTACCTTCCTTGACTACGTGCTCATTATTATCCTCATGCCAGTGATGCTTATTGGATATCTTCTTATG ATCTCAAAGACTAAACAGAATGAAAACCTGATCAAGATGCTGCTTAGAGCTGGAGCAGATGTTAATGCTACAGACTTT TCAGGCAGCACAGCACTTCACTATGCTTGTAAAATGAACAACCAGGCAGTTATTCCTCTACTGCTTCAAGCTCATGCAGACACTTCGTTAAAGAATCAG gaTGGTGAGACTCCCTTAGATATAGCAAGAAGACTGCAGTTTCACAGCATTGAAAGTATGCTAAGGAAAAATTCCTAG
- the ANKRD22 gene encoding ankyrin repeat domain-containing protein 22 isoform X1: MGILYSEPICQAAYNNDFSEVQFLLERDSNCLNIQDSFSGDTPLICACKQGNNRIVSYLLKRNADVNLRNKKDCTCLHYAVRKRFTFLDYVLIIILMPVMLIGYLLMISKTKQNENLIKMLLRAGADVNATDFSGSTALHYACKMNNQAVIPLLLQAHADTSLKNQDGETPLDIARRLQFHSIESMLRKNS, encoded by the exons ATGGGGATACTCTATTCAGAG CCCATTTGTCAGGCAGCTTATAATAACGATTTCAGCGAAGTTCAGTTCCTTCTGGAGCGTGACAGCAACTGTCTGAATATCCAGGACAGCTTCAGTGGAGACACCCCCTTAATTTGTGCATGTAAACAGGGAAACAACAGGATAGTTAGCTATCttctaaaaagaaatgctgatgtCAACCTCAGAAACAAG AAGGACTGCACTTGTCTGCATTATGCTGTGAGAAAAAGGTTTACCTTCCTTGACTACGTGCTCATTATTATCCTCATGCCAGTGATGCTTATTGGATATCTTCTTATG ATCTCAAAGACTAAACAGAATGAAAACCTGATCAAGATGCTGCTTAGAGCTGGAGCAGATGTTAATGCTACAGACTTT TCAGGCAGCACAGCACTTCACTATGCTTGTAAAATGAACAACCAGGCAGTTATTCCTCTACTGCTTCAAGCTCATGCAGACACTTCGTTAAAGAATCAG gaTGGTGAGACTCCCTTAGATATAGCAAGAAGACTGCAGTTTCACAGCATTGAAAGTATGCTAAGGAAAAATTCCTAG
- the ANKRD22 gene encoding ankyrin repeat domain-containing protein 22 isoform X4 has protein sequence MPICQAAYNNDFSEVQFLLERDSNCLNIQDSFSGDTPLICACKQGNNRIVSYLLKRNADVNLRNKKDCTCLHYAVRKRFTFLDYVLIIILMPVMLIGYLLMISKTKQNENLIKMLLRAGADVNATDFSGSTALHYACKMNNQAVIPLLLQAHADTSLKNQDGETPLDIARRLQFHSIESMLRKNS, from the exons ATG CCCATTTGTCAGGCAGCTTATAATAACGATTTCAGCGAAGTTCAGTTCCTTCTGGAGCGTGACAGCAACTGTCTGAATATCCAGGACAGCTTCAGTGGAGACACCCCCTTAATTTGTGCATGTAAACAGGGAAACAACAGGATAGTTAGCTATCttctaaaaagaaatgctgatgtCAACCTCAGAAACAAG AAGGACTGCACTTGTCTGCATTATGCTGTGAGAAAAAGGTTTACCTTCCTTGACTACGTGCTCATTATTATCCTCATGCCAGTGATGCTTATTGGATATCTTCTTATG ATCTCAAAGACTAAACAGAATGAAAACCTGATCAAGATGCTGCTTAGAGCTGGAGCAGATGTTAATGCTACAGACTTT TCAGGCAGCACAGCACTTCACTATGCTTGTAAAATGAACAACCAGGCAGTTATTCCTCTACTGCTTCAAGCTCATGCAGACACTTCGTTAAAGAATCAG gaTGGTGAGACTCCCTTAGATATAGCAAGAAGACTGCAGTTTCACAGCATTGAAAGTATGCTAAGGAAAAATTCCTAG
- the LOC136010526 gene encoding lipase member M-like, protein MWCLLMLLCSQAIAFSAGFTTPSTLNSDESQFRKPRNPESFMNVSEIIRYHGYPSEEYEVTTEDGYILSVFRIPAGRNSQNTGKKPAVLLHHGTLGDSIHWISNLPNSSLGFILADAGYDVWLGNSRGNTWSLKHKTLKPCQKEFWQFSFDEIGKYDVRGELYFIMNKTGQKDVYFVGHSEAGTAGFIAFATYPELAQRVKVFFALGPVVTTTYGTSPLVTLTRLPQFLIKLVAGCKGILHQNELLKPPLVRICESLGKFCGSVLGFVAGDKVQNLNTSRTDVYVGHYPAGTSVHNVLHWHQVIYADQLQAFDYGSKENMKKYNQPTPPVYKIEEISTPIAVWSGGRDKFADPKDTAKLLPRIKNLLYHEHFPSWGHLSFIWGLDAPQRMYRKIIELLEKYP, encoded by the exons ATGTGGTGCCTCCTCATGCTGCTCTGTTCTCAAGCAATTGCCTTTTCAGCAGGATTCACAACACCATCCACTCTGAACTCAGATGAAAGCCAGTTCAGGAAGCCTCGTAACCCTGAATCATTTATGAATGTT AGTGAAATTATCAGATATCATGGATACCCCAGTGAGGAATACGAAGTTACTACAGAGGATGGGTACATTCTTAGTGTTTTCAGAATTCCTGCTGGGAGGAACAGCCAAAATACAG ggaaaaagcCTGCAGTCTTGCTACACCATGGTACTTTAGGAGATTCTATTCACTGGATTTCTAACCTGCCTAACAGCAGCTTGGGCTTCATCCTCGCAGATGCTGGCTATGACGTCTGGTTGGGAAACAGCCGAGGAAATACCTGGTCTTTAAAACACAAGACCCTTAAGCCCTGCCAAAAAGAGTTTTGGCAGTTCAG CTTTGATGAGATAGGTAAATACGATGTTCGAGGAGAGCTGTACTTCATAATGAATAAAACCGGACAGAAGGATGTATATTTTGTTGGTCATTCAGAGGCTGGAACTGCAG gcTTTATAGCATTTGCTACTTATCCCGAATTGGCTCAAAGGGTCAAAGTGTTCTTTGCTTTGGGACCAGTAGTCACAACCACATATGGTACCAGCCCTCTGGTAACACTTACACGGCTTCCCCAGTTTCTGATCAAG TTAGTGGCTGGCTGCAAAGGAATTCTTCACCAGAATGAACTGCTGAAACCGCCTCTAGTACGGATCTGTGAATCTCTGGGAAAATTCTGTGGCAGTGTCTTAGGTTTTGTAGCAGGGGACAAGGTACAAAATCTGAACACG AGTCGAACAGATGTATATGTAGGACATTACCCTGCTGGAACATCAGTACACAACGTTCTTCATTGGCATCAG GTAATATATGCAGACCAATTGCAAGCTTTTGACTACGGCTCTaaggaaaacatgaagaaatacaACCAG CCTACTCCTCCTGTGTACAAGATAGAAGAAATAAGCACACCAATTGCTGTCTGGAGTGGTGGACGGGACAAATTTGCAGATCCAAAAGACACGGCAAAGCTGCTCCCTCGGATTAAAAATCTCCTTTATCATGAGCATTTTCCTTCTTGGGGTCATCTTAGTTTCATCTGGGGCCTTGACGCACCTCAGAGAATGTATCGGAAAATCATTGAACTGCTAGAAAAATATCCTTAA